CGCTAGTCCGCCCCACAGCGCGCCGCATAATGATCCTATTAATAGGCAGGCGATCCAATGCAATGGTCCCATCGCCGCCAACGGCATAGTTCCCAAAATCGCCGCCGCCAATCCACCCAGGTAAAGCTGCCCTTCGCCGCCGATGTTGAATAATCCAGCGCGGTAGGGAACGGCTACGGCCAATCCCGTCAGTATCAGCAGTGCGGTTTTGGTCAATGTCAATAAAAATCCATTCCACGAATTGAAGGCGCCCGTTGCCAACGTATAAAACACCGTCCAAGGCGAATAGCCGCAAATCCATAGAAAGAGAGATACGATCGCCGCCGTCGCCGCAAGAGATAAAATCAGGGGAGCGATGCGTTTCATCATTACGCCTGCGCTCCCGTCATGGCTCGGCCCAATTCCGCCGCCGTCCACTCGTCCCGGCGCTTCGTTTCCGTCAAGCGGCCTCGATGAATTACGGCGATTCGCTGGCATAAGAGAAACAATTCTCCCAGTTCCGGCGAGAAAAGAACCGCGCCCGCGCCTTCGGCGGCGATCCGGTGCAGCGTTTCGCGTACGAAGCGCGACGCCCGCAGGTCCAAGCCTCGCGTTGGATTGTGCGCGATGACGATTTTAGGCTGAGCGAGCAACTCCCGCGAAATCACGGCGCGCTGTTGATGTCCTCCCGACAGTTGGCGCGGCGGCGTTTGCAGCGACGGCGCGGCGATTTCATACTCCCTTACGCATTCTTGCATCGGCGCTTCCAGCGGCGTTTTTTTTATTCGCCATTTTCCCCAGCGATGGAAGTAGGTATGGTTGAGCAGATAATTATCGAAGAGAGGAAGATCGGGAAGCAAGGCGTTTTGCGCGCGGTCTTGCGGAATCAACGCCAGCCCCAGCTCGCGCCTTTGCGATACGTTCAATCGAGCGATGTCCAGGCCGTCCAGGAGGATTCTGCCTTCGCAAATCGGATTCAAACCCAAAATAGCCTCCACCAATTCTTCCTGGCCGTTGCCCGCCACGCCCGCAATGCCCACGATCTCTCTTTCCCGGACTTCCAGGGAAAGAGAATGCAGCGAAACCTTATCCTCCTTCTTTTCCTGAGTGGATAGGTTTTGCAAAGATAAAATCGTCGCGCCAGGACCGGGAAATTCGTACGTTTCTTCCGGCAGTTTCTCGCCCACGATGGCGGCGGCGATGGAGTCGGGCGTCAATCGATCTCGGCGGCCTTGCAGAACCGTCTCTCCTTTGCGCAGAACGGTAATCTCATCGGCGGCGCATAGCGCTTCCGGCAGGCGATGGGTAATGAAAAGAATAGCGAGACCCTGTTTCCGTAAGGTTTCGATAATTGCCAAAAAACGATCCGCTTCCGAAGAGACTAACGCCGCCGTCGGTTCGTCGAACAAAACGATCCGCGCCCTCCGGTAGAGAATCCGGGCGATCTCCACCTGCTGCCTCATTCCCACCGCCAGCGATCCGGCGGGACGATGCAAGGGAAGGTCCAGGCCGAAGCGGTCGAGCGTTTGCCGAATCTCTTTTTCCGCCCGTTTTTTATCCAAG
This portion of the Candidatus Omnitrophota bacterium genome encodes:
- a CDS encoding ABC transporter ATP-binding protein; amino-acid sequence: MMDRPLFTPPALSARGIVKRYGTAAANRDISLTLEYGKIHALLGENGAGKSTLASILSGLTVPDEGELQIDGRPIAFKRPADALRLGIGLAQQHFSLIPAFTVLENLILGWEPGGMLRLDKKRAEKEIRQTLDRFGLDLPLHRPAGSLAVGMRQQVEIARILYRRARIVLFDEPTAALVSSEADRFLAIIETLRKQGLAILFITHRLPEALCAADEITVLRKGETVLQGRRDRLTPDSIAAAIVGEKLPEETYEFPGPGATILSLQNLSTQEKKEDKVSLHSLSLEVREREIVGIAGVAGNGQEELVEAILGLNPICEGRILLDGLDIARLNVSQRRELGLALIPQDRAQNALLPDLPLFDNYLLNHTYFHRWGKWRIKKTPLEAPMQECVREYEIAAPSLQTPPRQLSGGHQQRAVISRELLAQPKIVIAHNPTRGLDLRASRFVRETLHRIAAEGAGAVLFSPELGELFLLCQRIAVIHRGRLTETKRRDEWTAAELGRAMTGAQA